A section of the Thermotoga caldifontis AZM44c09 genome encodes:
- the polA gene encoding DNA polymerase I — protein sequence MARLFLFDGTGLAFRAYYAIDQSLSTSSGVPTNATYGLMRMMIKFLREHVREGDYTGFAMDKKTKTYRHELLAEYKAQRPSAPDAMVQQLPYIKRGVEALGVKVLEYEGCEADDVIATLAKKGESRFEEIYIVSGDKDVLQLVSEKIKVFRPIKGISELELYDERKVVEKFQVPPRRIVDLLALAGDAVDNVPGVYGIGAKTAVELINKYGSLEEIYDKIDKNSKIGKLLLQYRDDAFKSKKLVTLMVDLELGLDWEELRYRGFKQDVLVEFLKELEFSSLMKELGLYSQQPEQTPYKTVTTEQEFEQLLQRMHSSQYIVIDTETDSLVPLDAHLVGVSIALPDKTSYYIPVGHRRGPNLSLEKVLNGLKPILENRATRIVGQNLKYDYSVFMVHGIRPNVPAFDTMIAAYLLNPDEKRFGLDELALKFLNYKMMSFEELVKSSSPLFSAVTFADVDVKDATRYSAEDADVTRRLYELLNMRLHEQGLMEVFEKIELPLIPILAEMELTGVYMDVSYLKDLSMKYSAKMDEISKQIFELAGEVFNLNSPKQTAYVLFEKLKIKPKGKTPGGELSTRADVLEDLVDEHPIVPLILSYRKYQKLKSTYLDVLPKLVHPKTGRIHTSFHQTGTATGRLSSSDPNLQNLPSKQEEGKEIRKAIVPQEKGWKILSADYSQIELRVLAHMSNDENLIEAFIKDKDVHTFTAARIFGIKEEDVGPRERSIGKMVNFSIIYGVTAYGLSQRTGLSYKQAEAFIKEYFELYPQVREYLTKTISFAKTQGHVRTLFGRKREVPQLRSSDPSVRQEGERIAVNTPIQGTAADIMKLAMIAVHDFIKRNDLKTKMILQVHDELVFEVPSEEAEFVAEKVKEIMEGVVKLSVPLKVDVKLSDHWE from the coding sequence ATGGCAAGACTGTTTCTCTTTGATGGCACCGGTTTGGCCTTCAGGGCTTACTACGCGATCGATCAGTCACTGAGTACGAGCAGTGGCGTTCCGACGAATGCCACTTACGGCTTGATGCGCATGATGATCAAGTTCCTGAGGGAACACGTCAGGGAAGGGGACTATACAGGTTTCGCGATGGACAAAAAGACTAAGACCTACCGTCACGAGTTGCTGGCGGAGTACAAAGCTCAGAGACCATCCGCACCTGACGCGATGGTGCAGCAGTTGCCTTACATAAAGCGCGGGGTTGAAGCGCTCGGCGTGAAGGTGCTCGAATACGAAGGCTGTGAAGCGGACGATGTGATCGCAACGCTCGCAAAGAAGGGAGAAAGTCGTTTCGAAGAGATCTACATCGTGAGTGGAGACAAAGACGTGTTGCAGTTAGTGAGTGAAAAGATAAAGGTTTTCAGACCGATCAAGGGTATCTCGGAGCTCGAACTCTACGACGAACGAAAGGTCGTGGAAAAGTTTCAGGTGCCACCGAGGCGTATCGTCGATCTGCTGGCACTCGCGGGGGATGCCGTCGACAACGTTCCGGGAGTGTACGGCATAGGTGCAAAAACAGCCGTGGAGCTGATAAACAAGTACGGTAGTCTGGAAGAGATATACGACAAGATCGACAAGAACAGCAAGATAGGAAAATTACTCCTGCAGTACAGAGACGATGCGTTCAAGAGCAAGAAGCTCGTCACGCTCATGGTAGATCTGGAACTCGGTCTGGACTGGGAAGAACTCAGATACAGAGGGTTCAAGCAGGACGTGCTCGTTGAGTTTCTGAAGGAGCTCGAGTTTTCAAGCTTGATGAAAGAGCTCGGTCTGTACAGTCAGCAACCGGAGCAAACGCCCTACAAAACTGTCACGACAGAACAGGAGTTCGAACAGCTCCTGCAACGCATGCACAGCAGCCAGTACATCGTGATAGATACCGAAACAGATTCTTTGGTCCCACTCGACGCACATCTGGTGGGTGTATCGATCGCCCTGCCCGACAAGACCAGTTACTACATCCCTGTGGGACACAGGCGGGGACCCAACCTTTCCCTGGAAAAGGTTTTGAACGGTCTCAAACCCATTCTGGAGAACAGAGCCACCAGGATCGTCGGGCAGAATTTGAAGTACGATTACTCCGTCTTCATGGTGCACGGCATCAGACCGAACGTACCGGCGTTCGATACGATGATCGCGGCGTACCTGCTCAATCCCGACGAGAAGAGGTTCGGACTGGATGAACTGGCTTTGAAATTTCTCAACTACAAGATGATGAGCTTCGAAGAACTGGTGAAGAGTTCTTCTCCTCTGTTCAGTGCGGTGACTTTCGCGGATGTCGACGTGAAGGATGCAACGAGGTATTCCGCAGAAGATGCGGATGTGACGCGCAGGCTGTACGAACTTCTGAACATGAGGTTGCACGAACAGGGCTTGATGGAGGTTTTTGAAAAGATCGAACTGCCCCTGATCCCCATCCTCGCGGAGATGGAGCTCACAGGAGTGTACATGGACGTTTCTTATCTGAAAGATCTGTCTATGAAATACAGCGCCAAGATGGACGAAATATCGAAACAGATATTCGAACTGGCTGGCGAAGTGTTCAATCTGAACTCTCCAAAGCAGACTGCGTACGTGCTGTTCGAAAAGCTCAAGATCAAACCTAAGGGCAAAACACCCGGTGGCGAGCTTTCCACGAGGGCGGACGTTCTTGAAGACCTCGTCGATGAACATCCCATCGTGCCGTTGATACTCTCCTACAGGAAATATCAAAAATTGAAATCCACCTATCTGGACGTGCTTCCCAAACTCGTTCATCCGAAGACAGGCAGGATCCACACCAGTTTCCACCAAACCGGTACGGCAACTGGAAGACTGAGCAGTAGCGATCCAAACCTGCAGAATCTTCCGAGCAAACAGGAAGAAGGCAAAGAAATACGCAAAGCCATCGTGCCACAGGAGAAAGGATGGAAGATCCTGAGCGCCGATTATTCACAGATCGAGCTCAGAGTGCTCGCGCACATGAGCAACGACGAGAACCTCATCGAGGCGTTCATCAAGGACAAAGACGTTCACACGTTCACGGCTGCCCGCATCTTCGGGATCAAAGAAGAGGACGTCGGTCCACGTGAAAGGTCCATAGGTAAAATGGTGAACTTCTCCATCATATACGGTGTGACCGCCTACGGTCTCTCACAGCGCACGGGGCTCTCCTACAAGCAGGCCGAAGCTTTCATAAAGGAATACTTCGAACTGTACCCACAAGTCAGGGAATACCTCACGAAGACGATCTCCTTCGCCAAGACCCAGGGACACGTCAGAACGCTCTTCGGAAGGAAGCGCGAGGTACCCCAGCTCAGATCCTCCGATCCTTCGGTCCGGCAGGAAGGTGAAAGGATCGCCGTGAACACGCCCATACAGGGTACGGCGGCCGATATAATGAAGCTCGCGATGATCGCGGTCCACGATTTCATAAAACGGAACGATCTCAAGACGAAGATGATATTGCAGGTGCACGACGAACTCGTTTTCGAGGTGCCGAGCGAAGAGGCGGAGTTCGTTGCAGAGAAGGTAAAAGAGATCATGGAGGGAGTGGTAAAATTATCAGTACCGCTCAAAGTCGATGTGAAGCTCTCTGATCACTGGGAATGA
- a CDS encoding chemotaxis protein CheX: MDARIVNALIAAVVGTLKTLLNITPSVGKPGVLKEIKPKYDMVTVIGFSGGTEGNLIYSFSPDTALKIVSKMMNLQYDNLDELAMSAIGELGNMIAGALAMNLEKVGCRIIISPPTVVTGKNLKLAVEGIAINLTAGIFDTDDAEIILATKGSIKYQQ; this comes from the coding sequence ATGGACGCACGCATCGTGAACGCGTTGATAGCTGCGGTTGTTGGTACGTTGAAGACTCTGTTGAACATCACACCGTCTGTGGGAAAGCCTGGAGTGTTGAAGGAGATCAAACCGAAGTATGACATGGTGACGGTCATAGGTTTCAGTGGTGGCACGGAAGGCAACCTGATATACTCTTTCAGTCCAGACACGGCTTTGAAGATCGTTTCGAAGATGATGAACCTGCAGTACGATAACCTTGACGAACTGGCCATGAGTGCGATCGGGGAACTGGGAAACATGATCGCCGGTGCGCTCGCCATGAACCTCGAAAAAGTTGGTTGCAGGATCATCATAAGCCCTCCGACGGTCGTGACCGGAAAGAATCTCAAACTCGCCGTGGAAGGGATCGCGATAAATCTCACGGCGGGCATCTTTGACACCGACGATGCGGAGATCATACTCGCCACGAAGGGTTCCATCAAGTACCAGCAATGA
- the hpf gene encoding ribosome hibernation-promoting factor, HPF/YfiA family: MNYRFTTRGFEATAAMQQYLEKRLEKVDRVIKDEELVSAEIKAEKDAVNYVVKANINLRGNVIVVQEKDPDFYAAIDALCDALEKKVKKLKSTIRDKHREPKHLEIPAIVEETEEDVAETKRLPLNVMPLEEAILQFKTMDRQFFLFRNSETNEINLLLLRKDGKISLYEFFE; this comes from the coding sequence ATGAACTACAGGTTCACTACACGGGGCTTCGAGGCAACGGCCGCGATGCAACAGTACCTTGAAAAGAGGCTGGAAAAGGTCGACAGGGTGATCAAAGACGAGGAACTCGTATCGGCGGAGATCAAGGCCGAGAAAGACGCCGTGAACTACGTGGTGAAGGCGAACATCAACCTCAGGGGGAACGTGATCGTCGTGCAGGAGAAGGATCCAGATTTTTATGCGGCGATAGACGCCCTGTGCGATGCACTCGAAAAGAAGGTCAAGAAGCTCAAATCGACCATCAGAGACAAACACAGAGAACCCAAGCATCTGGAAATACCGGCCATCGTTGAGGAAACGGAGGAGGATGTGGCCGAAACGAAAAGATTGCCACTGAACGTGATGCCTCTGGAAGAAGCGATCCTTCAGTTCAAGACGATGGACAGACAATTCTTCCTGTTCCGGAACAGTGAAACCAATGAGATCAATCTCTTACTCCTCAGGAAGGACGGCAAAATCAGCCTTTACGAATTCTTTGAGTGA
- a CDS encoding Rne/Rng family ribonuclease, with translation MPGVLIINVQEDLISGAMLEDGELQEVFSEENETIAGNIYVGVVQKIVPGLNAAFVDIGESRNGFLRVSDVGKVYVQQVLAGKQLQEGSKILVQVKHDAVGQKGPQLTCKLSLVGRYVVYFPLSRARGVSKKIADQRERERLKSLFSKVQKNEGIVIRTAAEGMPVETIEEELQSLRQEWQQLLLSFKKSRKVKLLRCEPTAIDYILRERLNKNVDEIYVNEEKVYERVKQEVKKISKSIAVHFVDGDLFERFNIYQQLNLLQRRTIDLPSGGYLALDTTEAMTVFDVNSASFTSGKNQAELAFNTNVEAAKEIARQLKLRNIGGIVVIDFIGMPVKEYYDRLFKKIREAFEKDPAHVELLGFTRLGLFELTRKRRTPSSEQLLFSPCPVCKGSGRVLSPTVVLKRLSNELRKMDLSQYDVVKVNLHQRFSGYAEKIRSMIVTHKEKIKLTFNNPDPNEFEITLSKKS, from the coding sequence GTGCCGGGTGTTCTGATCATAAACGTTCAAGAAGATCTCATCAGCGGTGCCATGCTCGAAGATGGAGAACTTCAGGAGGTCTTCAGCGAGGAGAACGAGACCATAGCTGGCAACATCTACGTTGGCGTTGTACAGAAAATCGTGCCCGGCCTGAACGCAGCCTTCGTTGACATAGGCGAGAGCAGGAATGGATTTTTAAGAGTCTCGGACGTCGGCAAAGTCTACGTTCAACAGGTGCTGGCAGGAAAACAGCTTCAGGAAGGTTCAAAGATTCTCGTTCAGGTCAAACATGACGCGGTGGGACAGAAAGGCCCGCAGCTTACGTGCAAGCTTTCACTCGTGGGACGGTACGTGGTTTATTTTCCACTGTCACGTGCGAGGGGTGTCTCCAAGAAGATAGCCGACCAACGGGAGAGGGAAAGGCTGAAATCGCTGTTTTCGAAGGTTCAGAAGAACGAAGGGATCGTCATAAGAACGGCCGCGGAAGGGATGCCCGTGGAGACTATAGAAGAAGAGTTGCAATCGCTGAGGCAGGAATGGCAGCAGTTGCTACTCAGCTTCAAAAAATCGAGAAAGGTGAAACTGCTCAGATGTGAACCGACAGCGATAGACTACATCCTCAGAGAACGTCTGAACAAGAACGTGGACGAAATTTATGTGAACGAAGAGAAGGTGTACGAGCGGGTCAAGCAGGAAGTCAAAAAGATCAGCAAGTCCATAGCGGTGCACTTCGTTGATGGAGACCTCTTCGAGCGGTTCAACATATATCAGCAGCTGAACCTTTTGCAGAGGCGCACGATAGATCTTCCCAGTGGAGGATATCTGGCGCTCGATACGACGGAAGCGATGACCGTGTTCGATGTCAACTCGGCGAGCTTCACCTCTGGTAAGAACCAGGCAGAATTGGCGTTCAACACGAACGTGGAAGCGGCCAAGGAGATAGCCAGACAGCTCAAGTTACGCAACATCGGTGGAATCGTCGTGATAGATTTCATCGGCATGCCTGTCAAAGAGTATTACGACAGGTTGTTCAAAAAGATCCGGGAGGCGTTCGAAAAGGATCCGGCACACGTCGAACTTCTTGGATTCACACGCCTTGGCCTGTTCGAGCTGACACGCAAAAGAAGAACCCCTTCGAGCGAACAGTTGCTCTTTTCACCGTGCCCCGTCTGTAAAGGTTCCGGTAGGGTTCTGTCTCCCACAGTCGTGCTCAAGAGACTGTCGAACGAACTGAGGAAGATGGATCTTTCCCAGTACGATGTGGTGAAGGTGAACCTGCACCAGCGATTCTCAGGCTACGCGGAGAAGATCAGGTCCATGATAGTTACGCACAAAGAAAAGATCAAGCTGACCTTCAACAATCCCGATCCGAACGAGTTCGAGATAACGCTGTCGAAGAAATCTTAA
- the fliD gene encoding flagellar filament capping protein FliD: MDAISKIASSINFRYRSSNIQFGGLASGLNTADIVDALMQIEARPAERLYQKYESLGLKQKAYQQLEEKLESFETFLSNFKLQATLLAKKVSIESEEISINASATAVVGSYQIKVLSVASRSSMVSGRTIGPDVDLSTRFGDLTYRYNPTDSVLKIQLGATVHTVNISTGDTISDIIDKLDDIFGSGNVRFEDGRLVLESAQAFAIRTESGTFGFVFNLNDAPVVQENGKYVLRSTAPVGAVSIYKTLSQISTYRGVSIESGTLKINGTEISFNVNMTLKQLIDAINTSEAGVRAEYDANSDRLIITSNKTGPNTILLEDNGTNLLQLLGLDIGQFNIGGTTHVQLSSDGVNWIDLYSSTSELTYMGLSIKVKELIQTPVSFSVENDTDSVVSKIKEFVDRWNQLMEYIYNKYNEKPVTGKNEEELSEEEKLQGVLQRDPLLNEIFFKLRGFITTRIEGDISYLWQIGIRTSSFGYQNMKMGKLELDEDRLRTVLTESPEKVWAFFGDTNGFAQQVQSYLRELTKFGGRIDSIAGISGTITKQMRNLAKQLENMLERLQKREAYLWSKFSAMEEVVSRMQAQGAWLAQFSSLRSNSR, encoded by the coding sequence ATGGATGCAATATCGAAGATCGCTTCGAGCATAAACTTTCGCTACAGATCGTCGAACATACAGTTCGGGGGTTTGGCATCGGGGTTGAACACGGCCGACATAGTCGATGCGTTGATGCAGATCGAAGCCAGGCCCGCTGAAAGACTGTACCAGAAATACGAGAGCCTGGGTTTGAAGCAGAAAGCATACCAGCAACTGGAAGAAAAACTCGAAAGTTTCGAGACCTTCCTGTCGAACTTCAAACTTCAGGCGACGCTTCTGGCCAAGAAGGTTTCTATCGAGTCGGAGGAGATTTCCATAAACGCTTCCGCCACTGCCGTCGTTGGAAGTTATCAAATCAAGGTTCTGTCCGTCGCGAGCAGAAGCTCCATGGTGAGTGGAAGAACCATAGGACCCGACGTGGACCTTTCCACCAGGTTCGGCGATCTGACGTACAGGTACAACCCAACCGATTCGGTTTTGAAGATCCAGCTCGGAGCGACGGTCCACACCGTCAACATCTCCACGGGTGACACGATCTCAGACATCATCGATAAGCTCGACGACATCTTTGGGTCTGGTAACGTCAGATTCGAGGATGGAAGATTGGTTTTGGAAAGTGCACAGGCTTTCGCGATCAGGACAGAGAGCGGTACGTTCGGTTTCGTCTTCAACCTCAACGATGCACCCGTCGTTCAGGAAAACGGAAAATACGTTCTTCGCAGTACGGCGCCCGTCGGTGCCGTCTCGATTTATAAAACCCTCTCACAGATCTCGACTTACAGGGGCGTTTCTATCGAGAGCGGTACGTTGAAGATCAACGGAACAGAAATAAGCTTCAACGTGAACATGACTTTGAAACAGCTGATAGATGCGATCAACACGAGTGAAGCTGGTGTGAGGGCCGAATACGATGCGAACTCGGACAGGTTGATCATCACTTCGAACAAAACCGGTCCGAACACGATACTGCTGGAAGACAACGGAACCAACCTTCTTCAGTTGCTCGGCCTGGACATTGGTCAGTTCAACATCGGTGGCACGACACACGTTCAGTTGAGCAGCGACGGTGTGAACTGGATCGATCTTTATTCCTCCACGAGCGAACTCACTTACATGGGCCTGTCCATAAAGGTGAAGGAGTTGATTCAAACTCCTGTGAGCTTCAGCGTCGAAAACGATACGGACTCTGTGGTTTCGAAGATAAAAGAGTTCGTCGACAGATGGAACCAGCTCATGGAGTACATCTACAACAAGTACAATGAGAAGCCCGTGACGGGCAAGAACGAAGAGGAGCTTTCTGAAGAAGAAAAGCTTCAGGGAGTGCTTCAAAGAGATCCACTTTTGAACGAGATCTTTTTCAAACTGAGAGGCTTCATAACGACGCGTATAGAGGGTGACATTTCTTATCTGTGGCAAATCGGCATAAGGACGAGCAGTTTCGGCTATCAAAACATGAAGATGGGGAAACTCGAGCTCGACGAAGACAGATTGAGAACGGTCCTCACGGAGAGTCCTGAGAAGGTCTGGGCCTTCTTCGGTGACACGAACGGCTTTGCACAGCAGGTGCAGTCTTATTTGAGAGAACTGACGAAGTTCGGAGGAAGAATAGACAGTATCGCGGGCATCAGCGGAACCATCACAAAACAGATGAGGAATCTGGCGAAACAACTTGAAAACATGCTCGAACGCTTACAGAAACGGGAAGCCTACCTCTGGAGCAAGTTCTCAGCGATGGAAGAAGTCGTATCGAGGATGCAGGCACAGGGTGCATGGCTCGCACAGTTCTCGAGCTTGAGGAGTAACAGCCGTTAA
- a CDS encoding flagellar protein FlaG, with product MNIDPVRMDPRRNMDLERVQSGSLKQLQLNVQRTVEESSRKQEEDNVDLSKTMESLRKTFEKLSRFFKTEAQFTIERELNMIIIKIKDRETGEIVRQIPPEVAVKIAKNLQELMGILFDEKV from the coding sequence ATGAACATCGACCCTGTGAGGATGGATCCCCGGCGCAACATGGATCTGGAGAGAGTTCAGAGCGGGAGCCTAAAGCAATTGCAACTGAACGTTCAGAGGACTGTAGAAGAATCTTCCAGGAAGCAGGAAGAAGATAACGTTGATCTCTCAAAAACGATGGAATCTCTCAGGAAAACGTTCGAAAAATTGAGCAGATTCTTCAAAACTGAGGCCCAGTTCACGATAGAACGTGAGCTCAACATGATAATCATCAAGATAAAGGACAGAGAAACTGGCGAGATCGTCAGGCAGATCCCACCAGAGGTGGCCGTGAAGATTGCAAAGAACCTTCAAGAATTGATGGGCATTCTCTTCGACGAGAAGGTGTGA
- a CDS encoding TolB family protein has protein sequence MRRPLVILLLTFVVSCFAYVGLKIALASDEQSKKVLDDVARSILLLVPENVRVVLEADQVKLTANEHIAVEEEFTLSFSVTYDATKNSYYASWVESGNVVYSCSYSPKEERPYRDFVRECVHYPLEKAALRLLVKNAFGKYLRITYHPSVDEYSSFSPDGKYFAFITDRLGGNRNIALLDLQQGSLRILPVYGSSEYFPRFSPDGTRLAFQGSLHGFWNIYVMPIEDHAKNIVLISAGNAPAYSPAWFDANTLLYVQDTETGNAMYRATLARRRTKLNIEGFDMVFSPTVYGQTIYFVGLKEANFGIYALTPEGSVVCIEDGFYNEHDPAISPDGRYLAYSCNCLGYYAIWVKDLQTGEKWCLTEGLKQDTFYPSFSPDGRLVGFSASEGFFEPDIWFVRFFKPSDAQEKSSLP, from the coding sequence ATGAGAAGGCCTCTGGTGATCCTCTTACTCACGTTTGTGGTGAGCTGTTTTGCATACGTTGGTCTGAAGATCGCTCTGGCCTCAGACGAACAGAGCAAGAAGGTTCTGGACGATGTGGCCAGATCGATCCTTTTACTCGTTCCTGAGAACGTGCGTGTCGTTCTCGAAGCAGACCAGGTTAAGTTGACTGCGAACGAGCACATCGCAGTTGAAGAGGAATTCACGCTCAGTTTTTCCGTTACTTACGATGCGACGAAGAACAGCTATTACGCGAGCTGGGTGGAGTCTGGCAACGTGGTTTACAGCTGCAGCTACTCGCCGAAGGAAGAGAGGCCTTACCGGGACTTCGTAAGAGAGTGTGTGCACTATCCCTTAGAGAAGGCCGCACTCAGATTGTTGGTGAAGAACGCCTTTGGAAAATACCTGCGCATCACTTACCATCCTTCTGTGGACGAGTACAGCAGTTTCAGTCCAGACGGTAAATATTTTGCCTTCATAACCGACAGACTCGGTGGTAACAGGAACATAGCCCTGCTGGACTTGCAACAGGGAAGTCTCAGGATTTTGCCCGTTTATGGCAGCAGCGAGTACTTTCCGAGGTTCTCCCCAGACGGTACCAGACTCGCCTTTCAGGGATCGCTCCACGGTTTCTGGAACATCTACGTCATGCCCATCGAGGACCACGCGAAAAACATCGTCCTCATTTCTGCGGGCAACGCGCCGGCCTATTCGCCAGCCTGGTTCGACGCGAACACCCTTCTGTACGTGCAGGACACTGAGACCGGTAACGCCATGTATCGCGCCACACTCGCTCGGCGTCGCACCAAACTGAACATAGAAGGCTTCGACATGGTGTTCTCTCCCACCGTGTACGGTCAGACGATCTACTTCGTGGGACTGAAAGAAGCGAACTTTGGAATCTACGCACTCACGCCCGAAGGAAGTGTCGTCTGCATAGAGGATGGTTTCTACAACGAACACGATCCTGCGATCTCACCAGACGGAAGGTACTTGGCTTATTCCTGCAACTGTCTCGGGTACTACGCGATATGGGTCAAGGATCTGCAGACGGGCGAAAAATGGTGCCTCACAGAAGGATTGAAGCAAGACACATTCTATCCATCCTTCTCACCAGATGGACGACTCGTTGGTTTCAGCGCCAGCGAAGGTTTCTTCGAACCAGACATCTGGTTCGTGAGATTCTTCAAACCTTCAGATGCTCAAGAGAAATCTTCTCTTCCTTAG
- a CDS encoding chemotaxis protein CheW, whose amino-acid sequence MELKVVSFALGEEKFALDIMNIDSIVEVGKIVKLPESADYVEGIMNLRGNVIPIINLKKKFSMPGTGRSSSAKIIVVNMKDKKVGLLVDQVHEVLTLSDKQIEQPPTGVGGTRANFILGIAKLGEELLIILNAEEILSKEEKISLEHLKV is encoded by the coding sequence ATGGAACTCAAGGTCGTCAGCTTCGCCCTCGGCGAGGAGAAGTTCGCGCTCGACATCATGAACATAGACAGCATAGTGGAGGTAGGAAAAATCGTAAAACTGCCAGAATCTGCCGACTACGTCGAAGGCATCATGAACCTGCGCGGTAACGTGATCCCGATCATCAACCTGAAGAAAAAGTTTTCCATGCCAGGCACGGGCAGATCGAGCTCCGCGAAGATCATTGTCGTCAACATGAAGGACAAAAAGGTCGGCCTGCTGGTCGATCAGGTGCACGAGGTGCTCACACTGAGCGACAAACAGATAGAGCAACCTCCAACCGGTGTTGGGGGCACACGCGCGAACTTCATACTGGGAATAGCCAAACTGGGAGAAGAACTTTTGATCATACTCAACGCGGAAGAGATACTCTCTAAGGAAGAGAAGATTTCTCTTGAGCATCTGAAGGTTTGA
- a CDS encoding biotin/lipoyl-containing protein, which yields MARKFRVVINNKEYIVEVEEIGGSPIVQSVQQTVEKPQQVEKPQQLPVQAAKPEPVKVEQRREQVAPKTGGVEVKAPMSGLIVKVHVSEGQQVKRGQKLLVLEAMKMENDIISEHEGTVLKVLVKEGDNVETQQTLLIIG from the coding sequence ATGGCGCGCAAGTTCAGGGTGGTGATAAACAACAAAGAATACATCGTCGAGGTTGAGGAGATCGGAGGTTCTCCGATCGTTCAATCCGTTCAACAAACGGTTGAAAAACCACAACAAGTCGAAAAACCACAACAGTTACCAGTACAAGCTGCGAAACCAGAGCCTGTCAAGGTGGAACAACGTAGGGAGCAAGTTGCACCGAAAACTGGTGGCGTTGAAGTCAAAGCGCCCATGTCCGGGCTCATCGTCAAGGTGCACGTGAGCGAAGGTCAGCAAGTGAAGCGCGGTCAGAAACTTCTGGTCCTCGAGGCTATGAAGATGGAGAACGACATCATCAGCGAGCACGAAGGCACTGTGCTCAAGGTTCTCGTGAAGGAAGGAGACAACGTCGAGACCCAGCAAACTTTGCTCATCATAGGTTGA
- a CDS encoding OadG family protein: protein MSNTTILVVGMGSVFLTFVILYTIFVIMGKIFTARQRKVSDTTTTATETSVKAEEKVEPESSEPIEAAIIGALMAYMSSEQKATVQPKGRVFTLEERTMSWRKSGWKGARGWRASSGW, encoded by the coding sequence GTGTCTAACACCACAATTCTTGTCGTTGGCATGGGGTCTGTTTTTCTCACTTTCGTCATTCTGTACACCATCTTCGTGATAATGGGAAAGATCTTCACGGCGAGACAGCGCAAAGTTTCCGACACCACGACCACCGCAACAGAAACGAGTGTGAAGGCCGAAGAGAAGGTGGAGCCAGAGTCCAGTGAACCCATCGAGGCGGCCATAATCGGGGCGCTGATGGCCTACATGAGCTCGGAGCAGAAGGCAACAGTACAGCCAAAAGGAAGAGTCTTCACCCTTGAGGAGAGAACGATGAGTTGGAGAAAGAGCGGATGGAAAGGAGCGAGAGGATGGCGCGCAAGTTCAGGGTGGTGA